One part of the Polycyclovorans algicola TG408 genome encodes these proteins:
- the ybgF gene encoding tol-pal system protein YbgF: protein MKSIGKYAVLRELGAGGFGAVYLCDDPLLQEQVAVKVFQVRDANAAQQATSASGDASRILRERFLAEARVLRRLSANPHIVEVYDFAETVDGTPYYVMPYLSQTLVDEIGKDAMDPAVIADLPAELRPRKLPINRASIILDQVLDALSAVHKAGLIHRDIKPANILFNADGVVQLCDFGIAKLPDTDHSQTSSGMAMGSRNYMAPEQRESAKHVDARADVYAFGVLAYRVYTGAMPVGRFDDPIALSPALGKDLNELILSCLDQSKERRPADASVLRVRFKAALSAASGVPAAGAEDHSGTWVEAGRGEASYKASVSPLESRVEALLGEHGEIPQDAWHELNALAAIGSVSEGALQSLVEQVASRLGTPLEAKRNFLKHVDSLAARGTDLSAQRPALLAAAQAVGWDAAKVDAVIAARAPTQPAPTRAPTPSAGAVSPPPTHTIHPRARPSAPRATNKRSSARWVMAGLVLGVVGLAGALLGPPLSTRWAERADGADPAQAQSTPSAPASQLAAAPAPQRPPAGSDARPAPASTAAAPSQDRPAATPAETPEQRITALSRRLDTQVAGFKLTRPAGDNAAETLEQIKAINPDHPKVGEGTRAIAGKYLELFERDLAANDLPKAASYIALAEGFTPGSQAIEQAKTKMKQAEADLANWNVVDRSNVDSLHGYLGRYPQGRHAAEAQQLLATLASPEPAVVPVVPSVVPPAAQPTADPDRSSGPRYRAADEERSYLNAFELLKTGDYGGAIRGFEIQLQRFPNGRLADQAAYWTGESYYVQSNYAAAAGSFQRVINSHPDSPRAPDALFKLALAQQEMKQTRESQASLREVIDRYPSSSAARLARQRLEGR, encoded by the coding sequence ATGAAAAGCATCGGCAAATACGCTGTACTCCGCGAGTTGGGTGCGGGAGGTTTTGGCGCGGTGTACCTGTGTGATGACCCGTTGCTTCAGGAGCAGGTGGCGGTCAAGGTCTTTCAGGTTCGGGATGCCAATGCGGCGCAACAGGCGACCTCGGCATCGGGGGATGCCAGCCGGATCTTGCGCGAGCGCTTTCTTGCCGAAGCGCGGGTCTTGCGTCGTCTGAGCGCCAATCCGCACATCGTGGAGGTCTACGACTTTGCCGAAACGGTGGACGGCACGCCGTATTACGTGATGCCGTATCTGAGCCAGACACTCGTGGACGAGATCGGCAAGGACGCGATGGACCCGGCCGTCATTGCCGACTTGCCTGCGGAGCTGCGGCCCCGCAAGCTGCCGATCAACCGGGCCAGCATCATTCTGGATCAGGTGCTGGACGCGCTGTCGGCGGTGCACAAGGCCGGCTTGATTCATCGAGACATCAAGCCCGCCAACATCCTGTTCAACGCCGATGGCGTGGTTCAGTTATGCGATTTCGGAATCGCCAAGCTGCCGGACACCGATCACAGCCAGACCAGTTCGGGCATGGCGATGGGCAGTCGCAATTACATGGCCCCCGAGCAACGCGAAAGCGCCAAGCATGTGGATGCCCGAGCGGATGTGTACGCCTTTGGCGTATTGGCGTATCGGGTCTATACCGGCGCGATGCCGGTGGGTCGCTTTGATGACCCCATCGCACTGAGCCCCGCCCTGGGCAAAGACCTGAATGAGCTGATTCTGTCCTGCCTTGATCAGAGCAAGGAGCGCCGCCCCGCGGACGCCTCGGTGCTACGGGTTCGGTTCAAGGCGGCGTTATCGGCCGCCTCTGGCGTCCCGGCAGCGGGCGCTGAGGATCACTCCGGCACCTGGGTGGAGGCTGGTCGTGGAGAAGCCAGCTACAAGGCGAGTGTCTCGCCCCTGGAGTCGCGGGTTGAGGCCCTGCTGGGGGAGCACGGAGAAATCCCGCAGGACGCCTGGCACGAGCTGAATGCGCTGGCAGCGATTGGCAGTGTCAGTGAGGGGGCCTTGCAGTCGCTGGTGGAACAGGTGGCCTCACGCCTGGGTACCCCCCTGGAAGCCAAGCGGAACTTCCTCAAGCATGTCGACAGCCTGGCGGCACGCGGGACGGATCTATCGGCACAACGACCCGCACTGCTCGCAGCCGCACAGGCCGTGGGCTGGGATGCAGCAAAGGTCGATGCCGTCATTGCCGCACGTGCACCCACACAGCCAGCGCCGACCCGTGCGCCCACCCCTTCGGCCGGTGCGGTGTCGCCCCCACCGACACACACGATCCATCCTCGTGCCCGTCCCTCAGCGCCCAGAGCCACAAACAAGCGCTCATCGGCTCGCTGGGTCATGGCCGGGCTGGTACTGGGCGTGGTGGGCCTCGCAGGTGCACTGCTAGGCCCCCCGCTTTCGACACGATGGGCAGAGCGGGCAGACGGGGCTGATCCCGCACAGGCCCAGAGCACACCGTCGGCCCCTGCCAGTCAGCTTGCAGCGGCGCCTGCACCCCAACGCCCCCCGGCGGGCAGTGACGCCCGTCCTGCCCCCGCATCAACAGCGGCAGCCCCCAGCCAGGACCGCCCTGCGGCAACGCCAGCCGAAACCCCTGAACAGCGGATCACCGCCTTGTCACGGCGGCTGGACACCCAGGTTGCCGGCTTCAAGCTGACCCGGCCAGCGGGGGACAACGCCGCCGAGACCCTGGAGCAGATCAAAGCCATCAACCCGGATCATCCCAAGGTCGGTGAAGGGACCCGTGCCATCGCAGGGAAGTACCTGGAACTGTTCGAACGCGACCTCGCCGCCAACGACCTGCCCAAGGCCGCCAGCTATATCGCACTGGCAGAGGGGTTTACGCCAGGTTCGCAGGCTATTGAGCAGGCAAAGACAAAGATGAAGCAGGCCGAAGCCGACCTTGCAAATTGGAATGTTGTGGATCGTTCAAATGTCGACTCGCTGCATGGATATCTGGGCCGTTATCCACAAGGCCGACATGCCGCTGAAGCACAACAACTGTTGGCTACACTCGCGAGCCCGGAACCTGCGGTGGTTCCAGTGGTGCCAAGCGTAGTACCCCCTGCGGCGCAGCCAACCGCCGATCCCGATCGATCATCCGGCCCGCGTTACCGAGCCGCTGACGAAGAGCGCAGCTACTTGAACGCATTTGAGCTGCTCAAGACTGGGGACTACGGTGGCGCGATACGTGGTTTTGAGATCCAGCTTCAGCGCTTCCCCAACGGACGCTTAGCGGACCAAGCGGCTTACTGGACGGGGGAGAGTTACTATGTTCAGAGCAACTATGCGGCGGCGGCAGGCTCCTTCCAGCGAGTGATCAATAGTCATCCTGACTCGCCGCGTGCTCCGGATGCTTTATTCAAGTTAGCGTTAGCACAGCAAGAAATGAAGCAAACTCGTGAGTCCCAAGCCTCCCTTCGAGAGGTAATTGATCGATATCCCAGCTCCAGCGCCGCACGACTTGCGAGGCAGCGGCTAGAAGGACGCTAG
- a CDS encoding serine protease, giving the protein MNSANKLARSSIALFFAALSITPGIVHANSTCKNHLNPETTLSRIVGGESVSIKDYPWQVSIQVNGQHFCGATVIHPEWLLTAAHCITGYAPNGERYDFRSQYTPGGRANAVVNRTDLSKSGEALKFSKVVVHPSWNGRGNNGYDIALAKMVKPISKDKVIGLATASFDRNHLKPGLCSVVSGWGRLVQGGEGSPTLQAAAVPIVSENDCSRAYRGNDLSKTICAGYAEGGIDSCQGDSGGPLVVDAPVVGRVLIGVVAYGKGCALANIPGVYTRVSSFTGWIQDAIRKN; this is encoded by the coding sequence GTGAACTCAGCGAATAAACTGGCGCGGTCCAGTATCGCCTTGTTTTTTGCAGCTTTATCAATAACGCCGGGGATCGTACATGCAAACAGCACTTGCAAAAATCATCTGAATCCTGAAACGACGCTCTCCAGAATCGTTGGTGGCGAATCCGTATCAATCAAGGACTACCCGTGGCAGGTGTCGATACAGGTCAATGGTCAACACTTTTGCGGCGCAACCGTCATTCATCCTGAGTGGTTATTGACTGCGGCTCACTGCATTACTGGCTACGCCCCAAACGGCGAGCGCTACGACTTCCGATCGCAATATACTCCCGGTGGGAGGGCAAATGCCGTCGTAAATAGAACAGATTTGAGTAAATCTGGCGAAGCGTTGAAATTCTCTAAAGTGGTAGTTCACCCTAGCTGGAATGGCCGCGGCAATAACGGTTATGACATCGCTCTGGCCAAAATGGTGAAACCGATATCCAAGGACAAAGTTATTGGTCTGGCGACGGCGAGCTTTGACCGTAATCATCTGAAGCCAGGCCTGTGCTCCGTGGTGAGCGGATGGGGGCGGTTGGTGCAGGGGGGCGAGGGCAGCCCCACTTTGCAGGCCGCAGCCGTTCCAATCGTTTCTGAGAATGACTGTAGCAGGGCGTATCGCGGAAACGACCTTAGCAAAACAATTTGTGCTGGCTATGCCGAAGGTGGAATCGATAGCTGTCAGGGTGACAGCGGTGGCCCGTTGGTCGTGGACGCGCCAGTGGTTGGGCGCGTTCTCATCGGCGTGGTGGCCTACGGTAAAGGCTGTGCTCTGGCCAACATTCCAGGGGTGTATACCCGTGTTTCATCATTTACGGGGTGGATTCAGGATGCCATTCGGAAAAATTGA
- a CDS encoding caspase family protein, producing MRSMVLLLGLLLPLASFAAERLALVIGNGAYADAPLDNPTHDAALIRAALQQVGFDVTQVQNANLSAMERALETFTRKLSSAGSDAVGFFYFSGHGVQTEEQQNFLLPIGHRINSPADLKRQAIDAAWVIEKMSEASNGLHIVVLDACRNNPLKTGTRGKVRGLARVDSVPQGSLLAFATAPGMVAYDGDGKNSPYASALAHYLRQPGLEAREVFRRVGRSVSDVTSNKPSPQRPSLLDASYVDFYFNPVTGNETGGTSVASWQFDPNTPLHLGGSLEGGLWSSPLVIGGLAAMLLALLLIPFGQMHRNHAQALEELARAGNAEEGLAYLDRLFYFGLPLPAGWRRLKAQWREQQSVVEANLVSAKQAHLAGRLDQVEDNIQKALRLNPLHAQARQMQQSLPQWKAGQTKLNGAKARVIAEPLQALCELEDAKRLDPSLRAAADEVGQQASALIRARLWPHCLSEAERALSDQKPYLVLSFVNQALKAQRILSEAPYDAVLQKLRTSALQQLEPIRSKAVVMGGPETLNIQLLDSVEIGRRSEGTPADIALGYRRISRAGKQGRILWRGGRFQLQDQNSTNGCWLNRQLLQPGETRTLPLPATLALGGNREQNRSGICQLMLRQSPHDKGALWLNLPHGAVELLDTSDMGQSWPTLDEDMEQLWLILRGQAAIGIHDGRWDLGCMKGAEPLFFLKADNEALIVAPFEGASQEVRVDEAPLHGAVPMRVGAQIKVGALQLTFAEGSES from the coding sequence ATGCGATCAATGGTGTTGTTGTTGGGCTTACTCTTGCCGCTTGCGTCATTTGCGGCCGAGCGCCTCGCGCTGGTGATCGGCAACGGGGCATACGCCGATGCGCCTCTCGACAATCCAACCCATGACGCAGCATTGATTCGGGCTGCGCTGCAGCAGGTTGGTTTCGATGTCACGCAGGTCCAAAACGCGAACTTGAGTGCGATGGAGCGGGCGCTTGAAACCTTCACTCGAAAACTTTCGTCGGCGGGGAGCGATGCGGTTGGTTTCTTTTATTTCTCCGGCCACGGGGTGCAAACGGAAGAGCAACAGAACTTCCTCTTGCCGATTGGCCATCGAATCAATAGCCCGGCGGACTTGAAACGGCAGGCCATCGACGCCGCCTGGGTCATCGAGAAAATGAGTGAGGCCAGTAACGGCCTGCACATCGTGGTGCTAGATGCCTGTCGGAACAATCCACTGAAGACAGGGACCCGGGGCAAAGTCAGAGGCCTGGCCCGAGTCGACAGCGTGCCGCAAGGCTCGTTGCTTGCTTTTGCAACTGCTCCCGGAATGGTGGCTTACGATGGTGATGGAAAGAACAGCCCCTACGCCTCCGCCCTGGCCCACTACCTTCGCCAGCCGGGCCTTGAGGCAAGAGAGGTGTTTAGGCGCGTAGGCCGATCAGTCAGCGATGTGACCAGCAACAAACCCTCGCCACAGCGTCCGAGCCTTTTGGACGCTTCGTACGTCGACTTCTACTTCAATCCTGTTACTGGAAATGAGACCGGAGGAACATCTGTCGCGAGCTGGCAGTTCGACCCCAATACCCCTCTCCACCTGGGCGGGTCCCTAGAAGGCGGTCTTTGGAGTTCACCTCTGGTCATTGGAGGCCTTGCAGCGATGCTGCTAGCCCTTCTGTTGATCCCCTTCGGTCAGATGCATCGAAACCATGCTCAAGCGCTGGAGGAACTAGCCCGCGCTGGGAATGCAGAAGAGGGCTTGGCTTACCTTGACCGACTCTTCTATTTCGGGCTGCCCTTGCCCGCCGGTTGGCGACGCTTAAAGGCGCAATGGCGCGAACAACAGTCCGTTGTCGAAGCCAATCTGGTGAGCGCCAAACAAGCCCACCTGGCAGGCCGCTTGGATCAAGTCGAGGACAATATCCAGAAAGCGCTCCGGCTCAACCCACTGCATGCCCAGGCGCGACAGATGCAGCAAAGCCTACCGCAGTGGAAAGCCGGTCAAACAAAACTGAATGGCGCGAAGGCACGGGTGATTGCTGAGCCCCTACAGGCCCTTTGTGAACTGGAAGATGCCAAGCGCCTTGATCCGTCCCTTCGTGCTGCTGCAGATGAAGTGGGCCAACAAGCCAGTGCACTCATCCGCGCCCGGCTGTGGCCGCACTGTTTATCAGAGGCCGAACGTGCCCTGTCGGACCAAAAGCCGTATCTCGTTCTCTCATTCGTCAATCAAGCGCTCAAGGCACAGCGGATTCTGAGCGAGGCCCCGTACGATGCTGTTCTGCAGAAGCTGCGCACTAGCGCGCTGCAACAGCTGGAACCAATCCGCAGCAAAGCGGTGGTGATGGGCGGGCCAGAGACCTTGAATATCCAATTACTTGACAGCGTCGAAATAGGCAGACGCAGCGAGGGCACACCGGCGGATATTGCCCTTGGCTACCGACGCATCTCCCGGGCAGGAAAGCAGGGGCGCATTCTCTGGCGAGGCGGCCGCTTTCAACTGCAGGATCAGAACAGCACCAACGGCTGTTGGTTGAACCGACAACTTCTTCAACCCGGCGAGACACGTACCCTGCCCCTGCCCGCCACACTGGCCCTCGGGGGCAACCGTGAACAGAACCGCTCGGGCATTTGCCAACTGATGCTGCGCCAAAGTCCGCATGACAAGGGCGCGTTATGGCTCAACCTTCCGCATGGAGCGGTCGAACTGTTGGATACCTCCGATATGGGTCAGTCTTGGCCCACCCTAGACGAGGACATGGAACAGCTTTGGTTGATCCTCCGCGGCCAAGCGGCCATTGGCATTCATGACGGCCGCTGGGACCTGGGCTGCATGAAAGGTGCCGAGCCTCTGTTTTTCCTGAAAGCTGATAACGAAGCGCTGATAGTCGCGCCGTTTGAGGGTGCGAGTCAGGAGGTCAGGGTTGACGAGGCGCCCCTGCATGGAGCGGTTCCGATGCGCGTAGGGGCTCAGATCAAAGTTGGCGCGTTACAACTCACCTTTGCCGAAGGTTCGGAGTCATGA
- a CDS encoding PP2C family protein-serine/threonine phosphatase — MRTATVSDIGLHRERNEDAFLVSVVGKCTLALVADGVGGRGNGAFASAAAREYFSELIRLRKLNMIDQQPLRDALIQMAVHTLHTDVVRRSAEDENCRGMACTLTLVIADSVEYTLYQVGDSRLYHRNSNGLNQISVDQTLSEEMFKAGRISSEQRATHPDRHTLSQAIGVAPMRAALQPAVTRGQWTEDDILLLCSDGLSGMVRDEAINAIFQEHPEPETAAEALRQAALEAGGKDNITVVIMQNRSPQA, encoded by the coding sequence ATGAGGACTGCGACCGTCTCAGATATCGGCCTCCATCGGGAGCGCAATGAAGATGCGTTCCTCGTGAGCGTGGTGGGAAAATGCACGTTGGCACTGGTGGCCGACGGTGTCGGCGGGCGCGGCAACGGTGCGTTTGCCTCTGCCGCTGCTAGAGAATACTTCTCTGAACTCATTCGGCTGCGCAAACTCAACATGATCGATCAGCAGCCCCTGAGGGACGCCCTGATTCAGATGGCCGTGCATACGCTGCATACCGACGTGGTGCGGCGCAGTGCAGAGGATGAAAACTGTCGGGGAATGGCCTGTACGCTGACGTTGGTCATTGCTGACTCGGTTGAGTACACGCTGTATCAGGTCGGAGATAGCCGCCTGTACCACCGGAACTCGAATGGACTGAATCAGATATCGGTTGATCAGACACTGAGCGAAGAAATGTTCAAGGCAGGACGCATCTCGTCAGAGCAGCGCGCGACCCATCCAGACCGGCATACGCTCTCCCAAGCCATCGGGGTGGCACCGATGCGTGCTGCTCTACAACCTGCGGTTACCAGGGGTCAGTGGACCGAGGACGATATCTTGCTGTTGTGCTCGGACGGTCTTTCCGGGATGGTTCGCGATGAAGCCATCAATGCCATTTTTCAAGAGCATCCAGAGCCCGAAACTGCCGCTGAAGCCCTCAGGCAGGCCGCACTTGAGGCCGGCGGCAAAGACAACATTACGGTCGTGATCATGCAAAACAGGTCGCCACAAGCATGA
- a CDS encoding OmpA family protein: MIRFLIATAALVLSSAVAADDQRSRTEFGADVQRGMIVEVLQQAPSSAGAEISVALPITFAFGSANLSAEGRSILATTALALNSQELIGLSFVVEGHTDSVGSEQANLVLSQRRADAARNFLIEQGVAAPRLAAIGFGETRLIPQVVSTDGRQRRVEIVRQGG, encoded by the coding sequence ATGATTAGATTTTTGATTGCCACGGCAGCACTGGTGCTCTCTAGCGCAGTAGCGGCTGACGACCAGCGATCCCGGACCGAATTTGGTGCCGACGTGCAGCGCGGCATGATTGTCGAAGTTCTGCAGCAGGCCCCCAGTTCCGCAGGAGCAGAGATCAGTGTGGCACTGCCCATAACGTTTGCATTCGGGTCCGCAAACCTTAGCGCAGAAGGCCGCAGCATCCTCGCAACAACCGCTCTGGCCCTGAATTCACAGGAGCTCATCGGGTTGTCGTTTGTCGTGGAAGGGCATACCGATTCGGTCGGCAGTGAGCAGGCCAACCTGGTTCTGTCACAGCGCCGAGCAGATGCGGCTCGCAATTTCTTAATTGAACAAGGAGTGGCCGCCCCGCGACTCGCTGCGATTGGGTTTGGTGAAACAAGATTGATTCCGCAGGTCGTCAGCACCGATGGTCGCCAGCGCCGAGTCGAAATCGTTCGGCAGGGGGGGTGA